A portion of the bacterium genome contains these proteins:
- a CDS encoding class I SAM-dependent methyltransferase, which yields MAESRPANHRLGEVADLFSQPDILEEMQARMGLGLRAWEEAVIAAHFPPTGRLLDVGCGPGREAIALAQRGYEVVAVDVSAAELERARSNAAAAGVTLELVLVDGLKMPAGPYDVAVLWVQVLGNMHSYEDQLALLESCYGVLKPGGIISASGHNREFCQAEWHSQMEGDWFYPWGLGGFRYATFTPETLERPVRAAGFEVIHTEVPASLAAIMHTIGRRSDEAHA from the coding sequence ATGGCGGAGTCACGACCAGCGAACCACCGGCTTGGCGAGGTCGCCGATCTCTTCTCGCAGCCCGACATCCTCGAGGAGATGCAGGCGCGCATGGGTCTGGGCTTGCGCGCATGGGAAGAGGCGGTCATCGCCGCCCACTTCCCCCCCACCGGCCGCCTGCTGGACGTGGGCTGCGGACCCGGCCGCGAAGCCATTGCCCTGGCCCAGCGCGGCTATGAGGTCGTCGCGGTGGACGTGTCCGCGGCGGAGCTTGAGCGGGCGCGCAGCAATGCCGCAGCCGCAGGCGTAACGCTGGAACTGGTGTTGGTGGATGGCCTGAAGATGCCGGCCGGCCCTTACGACGTGGCTGTGCTCTGGGTGCAGGTGCTGGGCAACATGCACTCCTACGAGGACCAACTGGCTCTCCTGGAGAGCTGCTATGGCGTACTGAAGCCCGGAGGCATCATCTCCGCTTCGGGGCACAACCGCGAGTTCTGCCAGGCGGAGTGGCACAGCCAGATGGAGGGCGATTGGTTCTACCCGTGGGGACTGGGCGGGTTCAGATACGCCACCTTCACCCCTGAGACTCTAGAGCGCCCGGTGCGCGCGGCAGGCTTCGAGGTCATCCACACGGAGGTACCAGCAAGTCTCGCCGCAATCATGCACACCATCGGCAGGAGGTCTGACGAAGCTCACGCGTGA